In the Micromonospora narathiwatensis genome, one interval contains:
- a CDS encoding sodium-translocating pyrophosphatase has product MSGTLAADGGALSLTGANMTYVVIAAVIALVALVFAATLTKAVLAAGTGTKNMQEISGAVQEGASAYLLRQFRTLAIFVVIAVVLLFLLPVHDTDGNQTLVKIGRSAFFVVGAGFSAFIGGAGMWLATRANLRVAAAAREREGGREGAMKIAFRTGGVVGFLTVGLGLFGAALVVILYKGDAPTVLEGFGFGAALLAMFMRVGGGIFTKAADVGADLVGKVEQGIPEDDPRNAATIADNVGDNVGDCAGMAADLFESYAVTLVAALILGRAAFGEEGLVFPLIVSGIGAIIAIIGVFITRLRATDRNGLTAINRAFFLSALISAVLVAVAAFAYLPATFGELAGGLTDVDRNPRLVAIGAVLIGIVLAAAIQALTGYFTETNRRPVQDIGKSSQTGAATVILAGISVGLESAVYSALLIGAGVFGAFLLGGSSITLSLFAVALAGTGLLTTVGVIVAMDTFGPISDNAQGVAEMSGDIDEHGARTLTELDAVGNTTKAITKGIAIATAVLAATALFGSYTDTLRSSYSDAGVGDVGAEILNALNVANPRNLVGLIVGAAVVFLFSGLAINAVSRSAGAVVMEVRRQFRELPGIMDRTQRPEYGKVVDICTRDAQRELMTPGLLAIMAPIAVGFGLGPGALASYLAGAIGAGTLMAVFLANSGGAWDNAKKLVEDGAYGGKGSESHAATVIGDTVGDPFKDTAGPAINPLIKVMNLVSLLIAPAVVAWSVGSDKNTALRITIALVAALVIVAAVVFSKRKGVAMAESGDDADAGTPEERVEPVSA; this is encoded by the coding sequence ATGTCCGGGACCTTGGCCGCCGACGGCGGCGCTCTGTCCCTTACCGGAGCCAACATGACGTATGTCGTCATCGCCGCGGTCATCGCGCTGGTGGCACTCGTCTTCGCCGCCACCTTGACCAAGGCGGTGCTGGCAGCCGGTACGGGCACGAAGAACATGCAGGAGATTTCCGGGGCTGTGCAGGAGGGCGCGTCGGCGTACCTGCTCCGGCAGTTCCGCACCCTGGCGATCTTCGTGGTCATCGCCGTCGTGCTGCTGTTCCTGCTGCCGGTGCACGACACCGACGGCAACCAGACCCTGGTGAAGATCGGCCGGTCGGCGTTCTTCGTGGTGGGCGCCGGATTCAGCGCGTTCATCGGCGGCGCCGGCATGTGGCTGGCCACCCGCGCCAACCTGCGGGTCGCCGCGGCCGCCCGGGAGAGGGAAGGCGGGCGCGAGGGCGCCATGAAGATCGCCTTCCGGACCGGTGGCGTGGTCGGCTTCCTCACCGTCGGCCTCGGTCTCTTCGGTGCCGCGCTGGTCGTCATCCTCTACAAGGGCGACGCCCCGACCGTGCTGGAGGGCTTCGGCTTCGGCGCCGCGCTGCTCGCCATGTTCATGCGGGTCGGCGGTGGCATCTTCACCAAGGCCGCCGACGTCGGCGCCGACCTGGTCGGCAAGGTCGAGCAGGGCATCCCGGAGGACGACCCGCGCAACGCGGCCACCATCGCCGACAACGTGGGCGACAACGTCGGCGACTGCGCCGGCATGGCCGCCGACCTCTTCGAGTCGTACGCGGTCACCCTGGTCGCCGCGCTGATCCTGGGCCGGGCCGCGTTCGGCGAGGAGGGCCTGGTCTTCCCGCTGATCGTCTCCGGCATCGGCGCGATCATCGCGATCATCGGGGTCTTCATCACCCGGCTGCGGGCCACGGACCGCAACGGCCTGACCGCGATCAACCGGGCCTTCTTCCTCTCCGCGCTGATCTCCGCGGTGCTGGTGGCGGTCGCGGCCTTCGCCTACCTCCCGGCGACCTTCGGCGAGCTGGCGGGCGGGCTGACCGACGTCGACCGCAACCCGCGGCTGGTCGCCATCGGCGCGGTGCTGATCGGCATCGTGCTGGCCGCCGCGATCCAGGCGCTCACCGGCTACTTCACCGAGACCAACCGGCGTCCGGTGCAGGACATCGGCAAGAGCTCGCAGACCGGCGCGGCCACCGTCATCCTCGCCGGCATCAGCGTCGGCCTGGAGTCGGCGGTCTACTCGGCGCTGCTGATCGGTGCCGGAGTCTTCGGCGCGTTCCTGCTCGGCGGCAGCTCCATCACCCTGTCGCTGTTCGCGGTCGCGCTGGCCGGCACCGGCCTGCTCACCACCGTCGGCGTGATCGTCGCGATGGACACCTTCGGCCCGATCTCCGACAACGCCCAGGGCGTGGCCGAGATGTCCGGCGACATCGACGAGCACGGCGCGCGGACGCTGACCGAGCTGGACGCGGTCGGCAACACCACCAAGGCGATCACCAAGGGCATCGCGATCGCCACCGCGGTCCTGGCCGCGACCGCGCTGTTCGGCTCGTACACCGACACGCTGCGCAGCTCGTACTCGGACGCGGGCGTGGGCGACGTGGGCGCCGAGATCCTCAACGCGCTCAACGTGGCCAACCCGCGCAACCTGGTCGGCCTGATCGTCGGCGCGGCGGTGGTCTTCCTCTTCTCCGGCCTGGCCATCAACGCGGTCTCCCGCTCGGCCGGCGCCGTCGTGATGGAGGTACGCCGGCAGTTCCGCGAGTTGCCCGGCATCATGGACCGCACCCAGCGCCCCGAGTACGGCAAGGTCGTCGACATCTGCACCCGGGACGCGCAGCGCGAGCTGATGACCCCCGGCCTGCTGGCCATCATGGCGCCGATCGCGGTCGGCTTCGGCCTCGGCCCGGGCGCGCTCGCGTCGTACCTGGCCGGTGCGATCGGGGCGGGCACGCTGATGGCGGTCTTCCTGGCCAACTCCGGTGGCGCCTGGGACAACGCCAAGAAGCTGGTGGAGGACGGCGCGTACGGGGGCAAGGGCTCCGAGTCGCACGCCGCCACCGTCATCGGTGACACCGTCGGCGACCCGTTCAAGGACACCGCAGGTCCGGCGATCAACCCGCTGATCAAGGTGATGAACCTGGTCTCGCTGCTGATCGCGCCGGCCGTGGTGGCCTGGAGCGTGGGCTCGGACAAGAACACCGCCCTGCGGATCACGATCGCCCTGGTGGCCGCCCTGGTCATCGTGGCGGCCGTGGTGTTCAGCAAGCGCAAGGGCGTGGCGATGGCCGAGTCCGGTGACGACGCCGACGCGGGCACCCCGGAAGAGCGGGTGGAGCCGGTCAGCGCCTGA